The genomic stretch GCGCCGCCCGTGACCAGGACGCCTCTGCCCTGCAGCTCCGTGTCCATCCAGGTGTTCTCCTCGGGTCGTGCTTTCACGGGGCCGCTTCGCGGCGGAGTCCCGGGCACACCGGTGGCGTCCGGCGGCTCACGACGAGAAGCGGCCCCGGCGCCTGACAAGAGCCCGTCCATTGACGTGAAGGCCAGCGGAAAAATCCGCCCTGCCCCCCGCGCCGGGACCGGCTTCCTCTCCGCGCCAAATCCATGTTTATCTAGGCATAACCCTTTCAAGTCTACATCAAGGAGTCGCCATTGGCCTCGCACCGCCTCACGACCACCCCCCAGGACGAACCTTCCATCTTCACGTTCGAACGGCGGCACGTTCTCTTCTCGGTGGAGCACACGCGGTTCGAGTTCGTCCGCATGCTGGAGCGCCGGGCCAATGGCGAGGAGTTGCTCCTGGCCGACCGCTACCAGCGGCACGGGCTCGCCGGCCCCGTCGTCATCAAGCGCGTGCGCAGCCCCGCGAGTTCCGCGCGCCGGCACCGGCTGGTGGAGGAAGTGCAACTGGCCTACCGCCTCCACCATCCCAACGTCGCCCAGGTGCACTACTTCAAGATTCACCGGGGCAAGCCGTACATCATCATGGAGCACGTGGACGGGCCGTCGCTGGAGACCGTGCTGGACCTCATGGCCATGCGGGGGAAGCCCGTGTCCCTGGCCTTCGCGCTCCACGTCGCCGCGGAGCTGGCGGACGCCCTGCACCATGCCCACTCGCTCAAGGACGCGCAGGGCCGGCTCCTGGGACTGATTCATCGCGACGTCAGTCCCCGCAACGTGCGGGTAGCGCGTACGGGCGAGGTGAAGCTGACGCACTTTGGCGTGGCCTATTCACACCTGGTCGGCCGGGAAGAGACGGCGGAGGCGCTGCTCAAGGGCGACGTGGCCTATGCGTCCCCCGAATACCTCGCGGGCAAGACGCTGACCGCCGCCTCGGACCTCTTCTCGCTGGGGCTGGTGCTGTTGGAGCTGGCCACGGGACGGCACCTGTTCGCGGCCGCGGCGGATGCGCTGGAGCCACCGCGTGCGAAGTCGCGTGAGCTGCGCTTGGAGGAGCCCCCTTCCCTGCCGCTCACACAGATGCTGATGCTGCTGGAGGAGCATGGTCCCCAGGACGTGGAGCGAGCCGCCGCGAGCCTGCCGCCCGAGGTGCGCGCCGTCCTTCACGGGATGCTGCACAAGGACGCGACGAAGCGTTTCGGCTCGGCGGGAGCGCTGTGCGAGGCACTTCGGGAATGCCTCGTCCAGGAAGTCCGTCGCACCGGCCGCCCTTTCGGCAGGGCCGACATGGCCGCGGAGCTGACACGGCTCATCAGCGACGCCAGCGCGGTACGCGACGAGGTCGAACTGCTCGACGAGAGTCTCTTCCCATCGGGCCTCGAGGCCCATGAGCTGTCGGGGCGGGGCCCCAAGGACGCTTGAAGCCGGGCCCTGGTGCTAACGGGACAAGGCGCTCGCCATCACGACGAGCGCCTTGAGCTTCTCGTCGTCCAGCGTCTCCGAGAGCGTCATCAGCCGCCGTTGCAGCGAGGACTGCTTCTTCGCGCCCGCGCGGCCCTCTCGGGCGAGGCCCAGCAATTCATCCGTGGAGGTCCGCAGCACCATGGCCACCTTCCGGAGCGTGGACACGCGCGGCAACATCTTCCCCCGCTCCATCCGGCTGTAGACCATGGCGTGCATGTCCAACAGCGCCGCCACTTCCACCTGCGTCAGCCCCAGCCGCGCTCGCGCCTCGCGCACGGCCTTTCCAAACGTCGCTCCCAGTTCTTCGTCCATGGCTCGTCCGGAAGCCTAGCCCAAACCCCGGGGGCCGCCGAGTGGATGGCACGGCCCTAAACCCTTCAGGACCATGTCAGGCCAAGCACTTTCATCTTCCCTGGCAGTAGCGAGAACGGCATCCTCCCGGCGAGGTCCTGCTGGCGTCTGGTGACACTTCAGGTGGGGCCCGCCGGGTGGGAAGCTTCTGGGAGACGGCATGGCGGAAGCGCAGAGGCGAGAAGATTCGCCGGGGACACGCATCGCGGGCTTCACCCTGGGCAAGCGGCTGGGCAGCGGCGCGTGCGGCGACGTGTACCTCGCGATGCGCGACGGCGAGGAGGTCGCGCTCAAGCTCCAGTACCTCCACCGGATGGCGGGGTGGCCGGAGCGCGAGTGCGCCATCCTCCTGCGCCTGCGCCACCCCAACGTGGTGGCCTTTCGCGCCTGCGGCAAGTTCCCAGGCGTGGAGCCCCGGTTGTTCTACCTGGCGATGGAGTGCGTGCGAGGACGGACCCTGCACCAGTGGGTGGAAGAGGAGAACCCCAGCGCTCGACAGGTGGCACGGCTGCTGCGCGGCATGGCCCTGGGGTTGGAGGCCACGCACGCGGCGGGGGTCGTGCACCGCGACCTCAAGGAATCCAACGTCATGGTGCGGGAGCCGGACGGTGAGCCCGTCCTGGTGGACTTCGGCGTGGGCGACTTCGCCGGAGCCCCCCGCCTCACCCAGGGCGTCCTGCCGCCGGGCACCATGCGCTATCGCAGCCCGGAGGCGCTGGCGTTTCGCAGGGCCAGCAGCGCGGCCACGGACCCCCGATACCGGTGCGGGCCAGCGGATGACGTCTACGCGCTCGGCGTCGTCTTCTACTGGATGCTCACCGGCCGCCCTCCCTTCCTGGAGGTGGTGACCCCCACGGAAATCGAGGCCGTCATTTCCGAGGCGCCTTGCGCTCCCCACACGGTGAATCCGCGCGTGCCACCGGCGCTGAGCGAACTGTGTCTGCGGCTGCTGGCCAAGGCCCCCGAAGCCCGAGGGAGCGCGGAGGCACTGAGCGCGGACGTCGAGCGGGCACTCGCAGCCGCCGACGCGGCATGGGACGCGCCTTTGTGCGACTGGCGGCAGGATGCGGAAACACCCGGCCCCGACTCCGGGTCCGAGGACGACAATGACGCCGCGCTGGCGATGTGGGTCGAGGCAGGTGACGCTCGCAGGGACTCGCCCAGGCGCGGGCCCCTGCCCCACAAGCCGCCGCTGGAAATACGTGCCCCCGAAGCCGCGGCGCCACGAACGCCTGCGCGGGGACGTGTGGCTCGCTGGGCCGTGGTGCTCGCGGGGCTGGCGTGCGCGGTGGGTGCGTGGCTCTGGGTGGCGACACCCACGCCGGGTGCCGTGGGCAATCCCATCCGGGAAGTGGCTTTGCCCGGTGGCCCGCCGGAAAGTGAGCAGGCCGCGACCCTGCCCAGTCCCGGGCCCACCCTCGCGGCCGTCACCGCCGAGGTGGCGCACCCGAAGAAGGAAGAGCTCCCCGTGAAGCAGATGCCCGACAGCGTGACGACTCCCCAGCAGCCCGCCTCCAGCGCGCGGGCCCTCAAGGCAGCGGCCCGGACGATGGTGGCTGTCGCCGCCTGCTCGGGCCTGGGCTGCCCCAGCGGCCCGCAGGTGCGGCCGGCGCCTCCCGGCGAACCTTGTCCCCCCGGCGCGGTGGAAGCCATGAAGCGGGCCGGTATTCGCATCGGCGACGCCACCAGCCTCGCCTTCGTCGACGACAAGGACTTCGGAGAGCCCGTCCTCGTCCGGGAGGGCCGCGTCCAGGTCGAACTCGGAACAAACTTTGGCCCCCTGACCTCGGGAAAAGCCGTGGGCGAACTCATCTTCGCGGACCGCGTCTATGGCCGCTTCACGCAGGCCTACACCCGTGGAGGTGACTTCATCCCCGTGTGCCTGGAGATGGTCGAACAGTACGGAGTACGCGGCATCCGGCGGAAGGGCGGCGACCCGAGCCCGGGCACTGCCACGGTCAGCAACACCGCCGTGCTCTACGCCGTGAATCGCTTCGAATAGTGACCTCCGCCACCGGCTTGTTCCGCCAGCCAGGGAAGTGATTGTCCGTGCCCACGCCACTGCCCATCCCTCTTGCTCTCGCTTTCCTGCTGGCGGCGGCGCCCGCGCGCGCCCAGCCCGCCTCCTGCCGGGAGCCGACGGAACGCCCCGTAGAGCTGGACACGGAGCGGTGCGGCCGGCCACCCGAAATCCGGGTCGGCGAGGGCGTCGCCACGGTGCTGCGCTTCGACACGCCCCTGGTGCGCACGGAGGCGTCCGGACCGGGACGCTACCGGCAGGTGGTGGACGGCGAACTCCTCATCCTGGTGCCCGAGGAGCCGGTGGCCGACGAGTCCCGAACCACGCTGACCGTCTACTTCGCGGACGACGCGGTCCCCACCCAGGCCACGCTCCAACTCGTCGTGGCGACGCCCGCGCGGGCGGAGCGGCAGGTGGAGCTCTTCCGGCGAGCGCGCACGGCCGCCTCGCTCCAGCGGGAGCTGCGGGAGACCCAGCGAACGCTTCAAGAGCTGCGTGAGGAGAATGCGCGGCTGAAGGCAGCGCAGGCGCGTCCTGACGGATTGATGGGACTGTGGGTGAGTGGAGACATGGGCCGCACTGGCATCGCCGCAAGAGAGTTTCTGGACGTCCGGAAGCACGCGAGGAACAGCCTGGTGCTCCGGTCCGCGCTGACCTTCCGGGCCAGGAGCATGCTGGTGGTGGTGGGCCTGAAGAACCCGCTGGGCGCGAAGCCCTGGCAGGCCACCGGCGCGGCACTTGTGGGGCCGGATGGCGCGGAGTTGAAAGTCGCGCGAGTGTGGGCACCCGCCATCCTCAACCCCGGCGACGAAATGGACGTCCTGGTGAAGACCGAACCCGTGGAAGGCGCGCCCCGAGGCCCCTTCACCCTGACGCTGTGGGCGGAGGACGGCAAGCGCCCCATCATCCTCGGCAACATCGAGTTCCCGTGAGCTGACGGGGCGGCCAGGTGTTGCCGCGCACGTTTGTTGATGGCCTGGAGCGCCTCCACGGAGAGGTGAAGCGCCGCATCCGCTCCGTGGGTCGAGATGCAACCGAGCGCCGTAATTAGCCCTCAAGTCTTCGCTCACCTGAATCCGGAAGAATCCCCCCACTCTGCCAAGAGGATGAAGCGCAGTCCTTCGGGGGGAGGCGACAGGGACAACACCTTCACCACCACGGTGCGATGGAATAGGTGGACCACGGACTCCGCGAGGCGGAAGGCCAAGCGCTCTTCGAGAGGAACCTCTCCAAGCACCGCCTCGTCGAGCACCAGTTTGTCAAGGCTCAGGAGGAAGTGGCCGTCCGCGTCTTCCTCGAAGACTGAATTGCCCCGGTCCATGCATGCAAGCCGCCGCCACATGTGGACAAGCCAGTATCGCAATACGGATTCCCCTACCTGAACGTCCGCGGGAACCAGTTGAACACCATGAAGACGCTCCCGCGCGAGCGCGTCCTTGACTCGGCCGGACACCACGGGCGAGGGCAAACTGTGGTAGTCGGCCATGACGAGCTTTGGTGGCACCGGCTCGCTCAGCTTCAACTTCACAGGCGCAACTACCTGCACGGGCTTCCCTTTCCGAAATGCGGAGGCCG from Myxococcus xanthus encodes the following:
- a CDS encoding serine/threonine-protein kinase, giving the protein MASHRLTTTPQDEPSIFTFERRHVLFSVEHTRFEFVRMLERRANGEELLLADRYQRHGLAGPVVIKRVRSPASSARRHRLVEEVQLAYRLHHPNVAQVHYFKIHRGKPYIIMEHVDGPSLETVLDLMAMRGKPVSLAFALHVAAELADALHHAHSLKDAQGRLLGLIHRDVSPRNVRVARTGEVKLTHFGVAYSHLVGREETAEALLKGDVAYASPEYLAGKTLTAASDLFSLGLVLLELATGRHLFAAAADALEPPRAKSRELRLEEPPSLPLTQMLMLLEEHGPQDVERAAASLPPEVRAVLHGMLHKDATKRFGSAGALCEALRECLVQEVRRTGRPFGRADMAAELTRLISDASAVRDEVELLDESLFPSGLEAHELSGRGPKDA
- a CDS encoding helix-turn-helix domain-containing protein; protein product: MDEELGATFGKAVREARARLGLTQVEVAALLDMHAMVYSRMERGKMLPRVSTLRKVAMVLRTSTDELLGLAREGRAGAKKQSSLQRRLMTLSETLDDEKLKALVVMASALSR
- a CDS encoding serine/threonine-protein kinase, with protein sequence MAEAQRREDSPGTRIAGFTLGKRLGSGACGDVYLAMRDGEEVALKLQYLHRMAGWPERECAILLRLRHPNVVAFRACGKFPGVEPRLFYLAMECVRGRTLHQWVEEENPSARQVARLLRGMALGLEATHAAGVVHRDLKESNVMVREPDGEPVLVDFGVGDFAGAPRLTQGVLPPGTMRYRSPEALAFRRASSAATDPRYRCGPADDVYALGVVFYWMLTGRPPFLEVVTPTEIEAVISEAPCAPHTVNPRVPPALSELCLRLLAKAPEARGSAEALSADVERALAAADAAWDAPLCDWRQDAETPGPDSGSEDDNDAALAMWVEAGDARRDSPRRGPLPHKPPLEIRAPEAAAPRTPARGRVARWAVVLAGLACAVGAWLWVATPTPGAVGNPIREVALPGGPPESEQAATLPSPGPTLAAVTAEVAHPKKEELPVKQMPDSVTTPQQPASSARALKAAARTMVAVAACSGLGCPSGPQVRPAPPGEPCPPGAVEAMKRAGIRIGDATSLAFVDDKDFGEPVLVREGRVQVELGTNFGPLTSGKAVGELIFADRVYGRFTQAYTRGGDFIPVCLEMVEQYGVRGIRRKGGDPSPGTATVSNTAVLYAVNRFE
- a CDS encoding DUF2381 family protein, coding for MPTPLPIPLALAFLLAAAPARAQPASCREPTERPVELDTERCGRPPEIRVGEGVATVLRFDTPLVRTEASGPGRYRQVVDGELLILVPEEPVADESRTTLTVYFADDAVPTQATLQLVVATPARAERQVELFRRARTAASLQRELRETQRTLQELREENARLKAAQARPDGLMGLWVSGDMGRTGIAAREFLDVRKHARNSLVLRSALTFRARSMLVVVGLKNPLGAKPWQATGAALVGPDGAELKVARVWAPAILNPGDEMDVLVKTEPVEGAPRGPFTLTLWAEDGKRPIILGNIEFP
- a CDS encoding imm11 family protein codes for the protein MQDDYFVLIRARSQQHPLLAWDQSASAFRKGKPVQVVAPVKLKLSEPVPPKLVMADYHSLPSPVVSGRVKDALARERLHGVQLVPADVQVGESVLRYWLVHMWRRLACMDRGNSVFEEDADGHFLLSLDKLVLDEAVLGEVPLEERLAFRLAESVVHLFHRTVVVKVLSLSPPPEGLRFILLAEWGDSSGFR